From Lujinxingia vulgaris, a single genomic window includes:
- a CDS encoding pirin family protein: MHWPTTDPFLFCAHHRDDYPEGNGKMGPAASLAGRHLGRDFDEQKPWRMYHGQSVPGFPRHPHRGFETVTVVRSGFLDHTDSMGATARYGAGDVQWLTSGRGIQHSEMFPLLRDDAPNPLELFQIWMNLPRADKMVDPHFTMLWNERIPRVIEQDAKGRISELTIAAGTFKGHRPPAPPPASWAARKESDVAIWSIRLEAGAQLELPEVNPGTLRSLYVHQGQSVTIAGRPIANKRRVEVEDPGAITLEGGPAEAEVLLLQGRPINEPIAQRGPFVMNTQDEIRQAYADYQRTQFGGWSFGDNGPVHEVKKGRFALHADGTFEEPV, encoded by the coding sequence ATGCACTGGCCCACCACCGATCCCTTTCTCTTCTGTGCCCACCACCGCGACGACTACCCCGAGGGTAACGGCAAGATGGGCCCGGCTGCATCATTGGCGGGCCGTCATCTCGGCCGCGACTTCGACGAGCAAAAGCCCTGGCGGATGTACCACGGCCAGAGCGTCCCCGGCTTTCCTCGCCACCCTCACCGTGGCTTTGAGACCGTCACCGTGGTGCGCTCTGGCTTTCTCGACCACACCGACTCCATGGGCGCCACCGCCCGCTACGGCGCCGGTGATGTGCAATGGCTGACCTCGGGCCGCGGCATCCAGCACTCCGAGATGTTTCCGCTTCTGCGCGACGACGCCCCCAACCCTCTGGAGCTCTTTCAGATCTGGATGAACCTGCCCCGCGCCGACAAGATGGTCGACCCGCACTTCACCATGCTCTGGAACGAGCGCATCCCCCGCGTCATTGAGCAAGACGCAAAAGGCCGCATCAGCGAGCTGACCATCGCCGCCGGCACCTTTAAAGGTCACCGCCCCCCGGCCCCTCCCCCCGCCTCCTGGGCCGCGCGCAAAGAGAGCGACGTGGCGATCTGGTCGATTCGCCTGGAGGCCGGCGCACAGCTTGAGCTTCCCGAGGTCAACCCCGGCACTCTGCGCTCGCTCTACGTGCACCAGGGCCAGAGCGTGACCATCGCCGGCCGCCCCATCGCCAACAAACGCCGCGTCGAGGTGGAAGATCCCGGCGCCATCACCCTGGAGGGCGGCCCGGCCGAGGCCGAGGTCCTGCTTCTTCAGGGCCGCCCCATCAACGAGCCCATCGCCCAGCGCGGTCCCTTTGTGATGAACACCCAGGACGAGATCCGCCAGGCCTACGCCGACTACCAGCGCACCCAGTTCGGGGGCTGGTCCTTTGGCGACAACGGTCCGGTCCACGAAGTCAAAAAGGGGCGCTTTGCGCTCCACGCCGATGGCACCTTTGAGGAGCCGGTCTGA
- a CDS encoding Nramp family divalent metal transporter — MLKVQSLMKRFFEKYGLSFVMVASYFGSGSIYIASQAGVEYGYALIWAVIGAVLLGFMAQDMSARLGIFGDTLMGFIRKKIGKGPALTIALFLSLGCIAWTVALTAAVGMSVEILTGEALAWQPVALVAGVAAILTGVLKYDRVEKFVTAMMFVLLVLYIVVAGASGPSPVEVAQGFVPSLPDQGAMLLGAAILGTTALWPNFFLESILVKKKGWTTKEDLSDVRHDLSFGYIVGGIITVCIIVVSAAVLRPAGYTELTSFITPGQALAEVLGEWAMVVFLLGVIGAAFNSIVPIMWTIPYMILEAVDAPEKEQDSKSFKLIYAGGILLGMSSPIVSAVTGLSIVQMITLFPAFNGVFGLPLTAAFLFWAVNDKKTMGEHVNGWKSNLINVVLVIFATYVAISSGRGVLEAIFGGMMG, encoded by the coding sequence ATGTTGAAAGTGCAGTCCCTTATGAAGCGTTTTTTCGAGAAGTACGGCCTGAGCTTTGTGATGGTCGCCAGCTACTTTGGCAGCGGCTCCATCTACATCGCCAGCCAGGCCGGGGTTGAGTACGGCTACGCGTTGATCTGGGCGGTGATCGGCGCGGTGCTCCTGGGTTTTATGGCCCAGGATATGAGCGCGCGCCTGGGCATTTTTGGCGACACGCTGATGGGCTTTATCCGCAAAAAGATCGGCAAAGGCCCGGCGCTGACCATCGCCCTCTTTCTCTCGCTGGGGTGCATCGCCTGGACGGTCGCGCTGACTGCGGCGGTGGGGATGTCCGTTGAGATTCTCACTGGCGAGGCGCTGGCCTGGCAGCCGGTGGCGCTCGTCGCCGGGGTCGCCGCGATTCTCACCGGCGTGCTCAAATACGACCGCGTCGAGAAGTTCGTGACCGCGATGATGTTCGTGCTGCTCGTGCTCTACATCGTCGTCGCCGGTGCCAGCGGTCCCTCCCCGGTGGAAGTTGCGCAGGGCTTTGTGCCCTCACTCCCCGACCAGGGCGCGATGTTGCTGGGAGCTGCGATTCTGGGGACGACCGCGCTGTGGCCGAACTTCTTTCTGGAGTCGATCCTCGTCAAAAAGAAAGGCTGGACCACCAAAGAAGATCTCTCCGATGTGCGCCACGACCTGAGCTTTGGCTACATCGTCGGCGGCATTATCACCGTGTGCATCATCGTGGTGTCGGCCGCCGTACTCCGCCCGGCCGGCTACACCGAACTAACCAGCTTCATTACGCCCGGCCAGGCCCTGGCCGAAGTCCTTGGCGAGTGGGCGATGGTCGTCTTTTTGCTCGGAGTCATCGGCGCTGCGTTTAACAGCATCGTGCCCATCATGTGGACCATCCCCTACATGATCCTGGAGGCCGTCGACGCCCCCGAGAAAGAGCAGGACTCGAAGTCCTTCAAACTCATCTACGCCGGCGGCATCCTGCTGGGCATGTCGTCGCCCATCGTCTCGGCGGTCACCGGCCTGAGCATCGTACAGATGATCACCCTCTTCCCGGCCTTCAACGGCGTGTTTGGACTTCCGCTGACCGCGGCCTTCCTCTTCTGGGCGGTGAACGACAAGAAGACGATGGGCGAGCACGTCAATGGATGGAAGAGCAACCTGATCAACGTGGTGCTGGTGATTTTTGCCACCTACGTGGCGATCAGCTCCGGACGCGGCGTCCTCGAGGCGATTTTCGGTGGGATGATGGGCTAA
- a CDS encoding sulfite exporter TauE/SafE family protein: MTLGLGIILVLIALIGGVCITTIGPGGIFVTIALFLLLDIDPATVAGTASVTFIGTGLLGSYAYLRSGQLATSTARNAALILSLTSVVGAFVGARLNTVLDADLFGLLLGGFVLMTGVIILVRERSRSRALEAPADFELDSPKGRLAMAGLGLAVGLPGGLLGVGGPVLAVPLMVVLGVPMLLAVALAQVQSIFIAAFAALGFAMVGAIDWGLAILVGIPLFIGTVAGWVIARRIDPTRLKTGLAFVLLALGIYMLSGAGTT, translated from the coding sequence ATGACTCTCGGGCTTGGCATTATCCTTGTTCTTATCGCGCTTATCGGCGGGGTGTGCATCACCACGATCGGGCCCGGTGGCATCTTCGTCACCATCGCGCTCTTTCTTCTGCTCGACATCGATCCGGCCACCGTCGCTGGCACCGCCAGCGTGACCTTTATCGGCACCGGCCTTCTGGGAAGTTACGCGTACCTGCGCTCCGGACAGCTGGCGACGTCGACCGCACGTAACGCCGCGCTGATCTTGAGCCTCACAAGCGTGGTGGGGGCTTTTGTGGGCGCGCGGCTCAACACCGTGCTCGACGCCGACCTCTTCGGGCTTCTGCTCGGCGGGTTCGTGCTGATGACGGGCGTGATCATCCTGGTGCGCGAGCGCTCTCGCTCCCGCGCGCTGGAAGCACCTGCAGACTTTGAGCTCGACTCCCCGAAAGGTCGCCTGGCGATGGCGGGTCTGGGCCTTGCCGTGGGGCTGCCCGGCGGACTTCTCGGCGTGGGTGGCCCGGTGCTGGCCGTGCCTCTGATGGTGGTGCTGGGCGTGCCGATGCTCCTGGCGGTGGCGCTTGCCCAGGTGCAGTCGATCTTCATCGCGGCCTTCGCCGCGCTGGGCTTTGCGATGGTCGGTGCCATCGACTGGGGACTCGCCATACTGGTGGGCATCCCCCTCTTCATCGGCACCGTCGCCGGCTGGGTCATCGCCCGCCGCATCGACCCCACTCGCCTCAAAACAGGCCTGGCGTTCGTGCTGCTCGCCCTGGGCATCTACATGCTCTCGGGCGCCGGGACGACATAG